A window of the Desulfurellaceae bacterium genome harbors these coding sequences:
- a CDS encoding acetyl-CoA C-acetyltransferase, with amino-acid sequence MGEAWIIDAVRTPRGRGKKNGALAEIHPQELMAQALNAIKDRNQLNPLDVEDVLVGCVTAYGDQAMCIARMSVLAAEWPNDSTGVTINRFCGSGQQAVNFAAMGIKSGEQDLVVAGGVESMSRVPMNADRGGIDGHNRKLRRLHPLVQQGISGDLIATLEGFSREDCDRFAVSSQQRYVRAHKEDRLTKSLVPVRNAEGEVVLEHDEYPRPSTTLEGLSGLPPSFAELGKYVQKGDTLSFDQKALSRYTELDHVEHVHHAGNSSGIVDGAGALLLASPEYARSHGMKPRARIVATATAGAEPIIMLTAPVPATRRVLKKAGMTINDIDLVEINEAFAAVPLKVMKDCDIDPDKVNVNGGAIALGHPLGATGSMLVGTVLDELERQDKTTGLVTMCIGGGMGIASIIERI; translated from the coding sequence ATGGGCGAAGCCTGGATTATTGACGCAGTTCGGACCCCGCGCGGACGGGGCAAAAAAAATGGAGCGCTGGCCGAGATTCATCCCCAGGAACTGATGGCGCAGGCGCTGAATGCCATCAAGGACCGCAATCAGCTCAATCCGCTGGATGTCGAAGACGTGCTGGTCGGGTGTGTCACCGCCTACGGCGACCAGGCCATGTGTATCGCCCGCATGTCGGTGCTGGCTGCGGAGTGGCCCAACGATTCCACCGGGGTGACGATTAACCGCTTCTGCGGCTCGGGTCAGCAGGCGGTCAACTTTGCGGCCATGGGCATCAAGTCCGGCGAGCAAGACCTGGTCGTTGCCGGCGGGGTGGAATCCATGTCCCGCGTGCCGATGAACGCCGACCGGGGCGGTATCGACGGGCATAATCGAAAGCTGCGGCGGCTCCATCCGCTGGTCCAGCAGGGTATTTCGGGCGACCTGATCGCTACCCTCGAGGGCTTCAGCCGTGAGGACTGCGACCGGTTTGCCGTGTCGAGCCAACAGCGCTATGTCCGGGCTCACAAAGAGGACCGCCTCACCAAGAGCCTGGTTCCGGTGCGGAATGCCGAGGGCGAGGTCGTGCTCGAACACGACGAATACCCACGCCCGAGTACGACCCTGGAGGGGCTGTCTGGCCTGCCGCCGTCGTTCGCCGAACTCGGTAAATACGTGCAAAAGGGCGATACGCTGAGCTTCGACCAGAAAGCCCTGTCGCGCTACACCGAGCTTGACCACGTCGAGCACGTCCACCACGCCGGGAACTCTTCCGGTATCGTTGATGGGGCGGGGGCACTGCTCCTGGCCTCACCCGAATACGCCCGCAGTCACGGCATGAAGCCGCGGGCCCGGATTGTGGCCACGGCAACGGCCGGAGCCGAGCCGATCATCATGCTGACGGCGCCGGTCCCGGCTACCCGACGGGTGCTGAAGAAAGCCGGTATGACGATCAACGATATTGATTTGGTCGAGATCAACGAGGCGTTTGCTGCGGTGCCGCTCAAGGTCATGAAAGACTGCGACATCGACCCGGACAAGGTCAACGTCAACGGCGGGGCGATTGCCCTCGGCCACCCGCTCGGCGCGACGGGCAGCATGCTGGTCGGCACCGTGCTTGATGAGCTTGAGCGTCAGGATAAAACCACCGGACTGGTCACCATGTGTATTGGTGGCGGGATGGGGATTGCGTCGATTATCGAGCGAATATGA